The Mesotoga sp. Brook.08.105.5.1 sequence TGAGTTTCTTTGCAACAGCTGCGCTTCTAATCTTCTTGCCTGCAATCGAGAATAAGAATCTGCTAAGTCAGACATTGCTTGTTGGAGCGATCGCTCAGACGGCTATCATCCCGCTTTCTCTAAGTACATTTGGCACGTTGTCTCTAGCAGGAGTACCGTTAACCGTAGTAATGGTTCCAGTCTTCGTTGTGCCTTCGTATCTTGGAATGATTTTCATCTTGATAGCAGATCTTGTTGGGCTGCAAATAGTAGGCAGTTTTATTGCTGGTAGCCTCAGAGCCATGTCCTCGCTACTTGGTGAAGTCACTAGTGTAATTGGGGGAGTCATCCCGACGATACGCTTTGAACCTCTTACTGCCTATCTATTATCGTTGCTGTCACTTTTCTTATTCTTCACTTTGCTCAGGCATTCTGGACACAAACCGTAGAATTTAAGCTGATGATCGTCTATACTATATCCTGTTCTTGACTTCACAAGCTCTTCAAGTTCTTCGAGATTGTCAAGGTGAAACTCGACAACGGAACCGCAGTTGCTGCAAATTATGTGATGATGATGATGCTCTCCCCTTTTCACCGGTTCGTACCTTACAATTCCATCTTCGAAAATAATCTTCCTTAGAAGGCCTATCTCTACGAGCAACTCAATGGTTCTATAAACGGTTGCTTTGCTTATCCCGAATTTCTTGCTCTGAATCTTGTGGTAGACTTCGTCGGCGCTTAAGTGATCTGTCTCAGCTTCAAAGAAGAATCTTAGCACGTACTCTCTTTGAGCTGTCATTCTCTGGTTTCTTCTCTTAAGTTCGGCCCTTAGTTGGTCTTTCTTCATAATCAGTCACCGTCCGTTCCAGACTGAGTTACATTATGGGCTTTATGTCGATCTTCCAGCCTGTCAGTTTTGCGGCAAGTCTCGCGTTCTGTCCGCCTTTTCCAATTGCTAGAGATAATTGTGTTGGAGAAACGTAAACCACCGCCTCGTGGGTTTCTGCATTCACAATTTTCACTTCTAAAGCGGAGGCTGGTGCAATCGAATTGCCGACTAGTTCGGCCGGAACATTGCTCCATCTTAGGATATCGACCTTTTCGGGTTTTATCTCGCGAAGAACCTCGGCAATTCTTGCACCGCTTTCCCCTATGCAGGCTCCTACGGGATCAACCTTGGTATTATCGCTGAAGACAGCTACCTTAGACCGGACCCCTTCCTCTCGAGCTATTGCTTTGACTGTCACATCTCCGCTTTCGATCTCTGGAACCTGAAGTCTGAGCAGCTCGATGACGAATTCAGGTGTACGTCTCGTCACAAGCAAACGAGGACCTCTTGCAGATCTCGCAACATCCACAACAAAGACCTTCATCAGAGAGTTCAGCCTCGGCTGTTCTCCAGGAATTAGTTCCTTTGTGGGAATTCTAGTCTCTAACTTTCCTATTCGAAGGTCAACCCATTCGGAAGTGACTCTCAATATCTCAGAAGTGGTTGCTGTGCCTTTCATATCTACATACTTATCGAACAGGTTTTCTTTTTCCTTTTCACGGATCTTTTGAATTAGCACCTGCCGAGCTGTCTGTGCAGCGATTCTCTTGAACTTCTTGATATTCAACTTTCTCTCAATTGTGGTGCCTATCTCAGCGGCAGAATTTACCTTGAGAGCTTCTTCCAGAGTTACTTCCAAAGAAGGATTCTCTACTGTATCAACAACAACAAGTCTTTCGAAAACCTCAATGTCACCTGTAAGTCTGTCTATTCTCACATCGACATCGCTTTCCGAAGCGAAATTCTTCTTGTAGGCGCTTTGCAGCGCTTTCTCAAGTATATCAATGACCTCTTCTTTTTCGATACTCTTTTCGTCCTGCAGTTGGTCAAGGGCTTCCAAGAGATTGAGATTCATATGAACACCTCACCATCCAAATCATAGTTTTAGGTTAGCACGCTTAACATTTGAAAAGTGGAATGCTATCTCTTTACCGTTCTCAGAGCTCTCGACAGTAACAACTTCACCTTGGCACGAGACAATCTTTCCAATCACAACTGAAATCCCTTCAACGGGTTCCTTGAGTATAATCTTTGCCTTCTCTCCAGTGAATCTGAAATAATCATCAAGATCTCTTAATGCACGTTCAAGTCCCGGGGATTCGACTACCAGATCATAAGAGAAGGGAACGAGGTCCGCTGAATCAAGTGCTCTATCAAACTCGGCCGAAAACGATTCACAGTCGCTTATTGAGATATATCTGTCCAGCTTATCGATCGTGACTTTCACCAGTCTCTTCTTTCCTCTTCTTGAGAGACCTAGGTCATAGATCGAATACCCCAGGTTGTTTGCGACTTCATTTGCCAGCGCGAGCAACTCTTTCTTCAGGTCCTCCACAAACAACACCACCATAATAAAAAATAGAGGGCAACATAAGCCCTCTCCCTTTGGGAGCATTTCAACTAAAGCAATTATAACTCTTTTGTCAGCAG is a genomic window containing:
- a CDS encoding Fur family transcriptional regulator, which translates into the protein MKKDQLRAELKRRNQRMTAQREYVLRFFFEAETDHLSADEVYHKIQSKKFGISKATVYRTIELLVEIGLLRKIIFEDGIVRYEPVKRGEHHHHHIICSNCGSVVEFHLDNLEELEELVKSRTGYSIDDHQLKFYGLCPECLSKVKNKKSDSNDNR
- the nusA gene encoding transcription termination factor NusA; its protein translation is MNLNLLEALDQLQDEKSIEKEEVIDILEKALQSAYKKNFASESDVDVRIDRLTGDIEVFERLVVVDTVENPSLEVTLEEALKVNSAAEIGTTIERKLNIKKFKRIAAQTARQVLIQKIREKEKENLFDKYVDMKGTATTSEILRVTSEWVDLRIGKLETRIPTKELIPGEQPRLNSLMKVFVVDVARSARGPRLLVTRRTPEFVIELLRLQVPEIESGDVTVKAIAREEGVRSKVAVFSDNTKVDPVGACIGESGARIAEVLREIKPEKVDILRWSNVPAELVGNSIAPASALEVKIVNAETHEAVVYVSPTQLSLAIGKGGQNARLAAKLTGWKIDIKPIM
- a CDS encoding ribosome maturation factor RimP, translated to MEDLKKELLALANEVANNLGYSIYDLGLSRRGKKRLVKVTIDKLDRYISISDCESFSAEFDRALDSADLVPFSYDLVVESPGLERALRDLDDYFRFTGEKAKIILKEPVEGISVVIGKIVSCQGEVVTVESSENGKEIAFHFSNVKRANLKL